Proteins co-encoded in one Phycodurus eques isolate BA_2022a chromosome 21, UOR_Pequ_1.1, whole genome shotgun sequence genomic window:
- the cpb1 gene encoding carboxypeptidase B isoform X1 yields the protein MDGLMFLRFLSPESEQVVRLKPVFDEHVTLIKDLAQSIEIDFWSPESAELVTIDIDVDIRVPALYQDMVHTMLLQSNMEHEVLIDDLQAAVEDQADNKVSPRTHSYTKYNSWDKVQAWIASISSSNPSLISKQVIGKTYEGRPMTLLKLGKRTSSNKPAIFMDCGIHAREWISPAFCQWFVKEALSTYGKDTQMTSLLNQMDVYVLPVFNIDGYDYTHKNNRMWRKTRSRRSGSSCIGADPNRNWNAGWCTIGASSSPCSDTFCGYKPESEIEVKNVADFIRRNKSAIKAYITIHSYSQLLLFPYSYTYNLSAHHSELMNIAQGASAALRSLYGTRYTSGPGAATIYPAAGGSDDWAYDLGVKYSFTFELRDTGRYGFLLPESQIKPTCEETMLAVKYIAAYVQKNLY from the exons atggatggccttaTGTTTTTACGTTTTCTTTCCCCCGAAAGCGAGCAAGTGGTGCGTCTGAAACCTGTGTTTGACGAACATGTGACCCTCATTAAGGATCTGGCACAAAGCATTGAG ATCGACTTCTGGAGCCCCGAGAGCGCCGAGCTGGTGACCATCGACATCGACGTGGACATCCGTGTGCCTGCCTTGTACCAGGACATGGTGCACACCATGCTGCTGCAGAGTAACATGGAGCACGA GGTCCTGATCGACGACCTGCAGGCTGCTGTCGAGGACCAGGCCGACAACAAGGTTTCACCCAGGACCCACAGCTACACCAAGTACAACAGCTGGGACAAG GTCCAGGCATGGATTGCATCCATTTCCTCTTCCAACCCCAGTCTGATCAGCAAACAGGTGATTGGGAAAACCTACGAGGGACGCCCCATGACTCTCCTTAAG CTCGGTAAGAGAACCAGCTCCAACAAGCCTGCCATTTTCATGGACTGCGGCATCCACGCCAGAGAGTGGATCTCCCCCGCTTTCTGCCAGTGGTTTGTCAAGGAG GCTCTGTCCACCTACGGCAAAGATACTCAGATGACCAGCCTGCTTAACCAGATGGACGTCTACGTCCTTCCCGTCTTTAACATCGACGGATATGACTACACCCACAAAAAT AACAGGATGTGGAGGAAAACTCGCTCCAGGAGGTCTGGCTCCAGCTGCATCGGAGCTGATCCCAACAGGAACTGGAACGCTGGCTGGTGCA CCATCGGagcctccagcagcccgtgCAGCGACACCTTCTGCGGCTACAAACCCGAGTCCGAGATCGAGGTCAAGAACGTGGCCGACTTCATCCGCAGGAACAAGTCCGCCATCAAGGCCTACATCACCATCCACTCGTACTCGCAGCTCCTGCTCTTCCCTTACTCATACACCTATAATCTGTCAGCGCACCATAGCGAGCTG ATGAACATCGCTCAGGGAGCTTCTGCTGCTCTTCGTAGTCTGTATGGAACTCGCTACACCAGTGGACCCGGTGCAGCAACCATCT ACCCCGCTGCCGGAGGCTCCGACGACTGGGCCTACGACTTGGGTGTGAAATACTCCTTCACCTTTGAGTTGCGTGACACCGGTCGTTACGGCTTCCTGCTGCCCGAGTCTCAGATCAAGCCCACGTGCGAGGAGACCATGCTGGCCGTCAAGTACATCGCCGCCTACGTGCAGAAGAACCTCTATTAA
- the agtr1b gene encoding type-1 angiotensin II receptor: MEGATKGINLTCGMSGNHDIIFTLVPIVYSCNFVIGIVGNSMVVAVIYCYMKLKTVANIFVLNLAVSDLTFLITLPMWATFTATGYHWPFGAFLCKTSAGLAIFNLYTSTFFLTALSIDRYLAIVHPVRSRCFRTVAYARITCVVVWLVAFVLSVPTALTRDVHNIANSNNTLCGVLHPTGEKRVRLKGLLLAISLMKSLMGFLVPFVITITCYCLIGRALVGARHIQKSSRSRDDEVLHMLAAAVLAFFLCWMPHQVFHFLQVLTQLMLVENCAMVEIIDTAMPFTICLAYLNSCVNPIVYGFVGRNFRKNCKRLLRCSPAGPPGAHPSISSKMSALSFRASEALSLTAQKSKSSSEAK; encoded by the coding sequence ATGGAGGGGGCGACGAAGGGGATCAACCTGACATGTGGCATGTCCGGAAACCATGATATCATCTTCACTTTGGTGCCCATCGTCTACAGCTGCAATTTTGTCATCGGCATCGTGGGTAACAGCATGGTGGTGGCGGTCATCTACTGCTACATGAAGCTCAAGACGGTGGCCAACATATTTGTGCTCAACCTGGCCGTGTCCGACCTCACCTTCCTCATCACGTTGCCCATGTGGGCCACGTTCACCGCCACGGGCTACCACTGGCCCTTTGGGGCCTTCCTGTGCAAGACCAGCGCGGGGCTAGCCATCTTCAACCTGTACACCAGTACTTTCTTCCTCACCGCGCTCAGCATCGACCGCTACCTGGCCATCGTGCACCCGGTACGCTCGCGGTGCTTTCGCACTGTGGCGTACGCCCGCATCACCTGCGTGGTGGTCTGGCTGGTGGCCTTCGTCCTCAGCGTGCCCACGGCGTTGACGCGGGACGTGCACAACATCGCAAACTCCAACAACACCTTGTGTGGCGTCCTGCACCCGACCGGCGAGAAGCGCGTGAGGCTGAAGGGTCTCCTCCTGGCTATCAGCCTCATGAAGAGCCTGATGGGGTTCCTGGTGCCCTTCGTCATCACCATCACATGTTACTGCCTGATCGGGCGGGCTCTGGTGGGCGCCAGGCACATCCAGAAGAGCTCGAGGTCCCGCGACGATGAGGTTCTGCACATGCTCGCCGCTGCCGTCCTGGCTTTCTTCCTGTGCTGGATGCCTCACCAGGTGTTCCACTTCCTGCAGGTTCTCACCCAACTCATGCTGGTTGAGAACTGTGCCATGGTGGAAATCATCGACACCGCCATGCCCTTCACCATCTGCCTGGCTTACCTGAACAGTTGCGTCAACCCCATCGTCTACGGCTTTGTGGGACGCAATTTCCGCAAGAACTGCAAGCGTCTGCTGCGCTGCTCGCCCGCCGGACCCCCGGGGGCACACCCGAGCATCAGCTCCAAGATGAGCGCCCTGTCCTTCCGGGCCTCCGAGGCTCTGAGCCTGACGGCCCAGAAGAGCAAGTCTTCATCTGAAGCGAAGTAA
- the cpb1 gene encoding carboxypeptidase B isoform X2 → MRILLLFGLVAVALADVTRFDGEQVVRLKPVFDEHVTLIKDLAQSIEIDFWSPESAELVTIDIDVDIRVPALYQDMVHTMLLQSNMEHEVLIDDLQAAVEDQADNKVSPRTHSYTKYNSWDKVQAWIASISSSNPSLISKQVIGKTYEGRPMTLLKLGKRTSSNKPAIFMDCGIHAREWISPAFCQWFVKEALSTYGKDTQMTSLLNQMDVYVLPVFNIDGYDYTHKNNRMWRKTRSRRSGSSCIGADPNRNWNAGWCTIGASSSPCSDTFCGYKPESEIEVKNVADFIRRNKSAIKAYITIHSYSQLLLFPYSYTYNLSAHHSELMNIAQGASAALRSLYGTRYTSGPGAATIYPAAGGSDDWAYDLGVKYSFTFELRDTGRYGFLLPESQIKPTCEETMLAVKYIAAYVQKNLY, encoded by the exons ATGAGGATCCTCCTGCTTTTCGGGCTGGTCGCAGTCGCGCTGGCTGACGTCACTCGCTTCGACGG CGAGCAAGTGGTGCGTCTGAAACCTGTGTTTGACGAACATGTGACCCTCATTAAGGATCTGGCACAAAGCATTGAG ATCGACTTCTGGAGCCCCGAGAGCGCCGAGCTGGTGACCATCGACATCGACGTGGACATCCGTGTGCCTGCCTTGTACCAGGACATGGTGCACACCATGCTGCTGCAGAGTAACATGGAGCACGA GGTCCTGATCGACGACCTGCAGGCTGCTGTCGAGGACCAGGCCGACAACAAGGTTTCACCCAGGACCCACAGCTACACCAAGTACAACAGCTGGGACAAG GTCCAGGCATGGATTGCATCCATTTCCTCTTCCAACCCCAGTCTGATCAGCAAACAGGTGATTGGGAAAACCTACGAGGGACGCCCCATGACTCTCCTTAAG CTCGGTAAGAGAACCAGCTCCAACAAGCCTGCCATTTTCATGGACTGCGGCATCCACGCCAGAGAGTGGATCTCCCCCGCTTTCTGCCAGTGGTTTGTCAAGGAG GCTCTGTCCACCTACGGCAAAGATACTCAGATGACCAGCCTGCTTAACCAGATGGACGTCTACGTCCTTCCCGTCTTTAACATCGACGGATATGACTACACCCACAAAAAT AACAGGATGTGGAGGAAAACTCGCTCCAGGAGGTCTGGCTCCAGCTGCATCGGAGCTGATCCCAACAGGAACTGGAACGCTGGCTGGTGCA CCATCGGagcctccagcagcccgtgCAGCGACACCTTCTGCGGCTACAAACCCGAGTCCGAGATCGAGGTCAAGAACGTGGCCGACTTCATCCGCAGGAACAAGTCCGCCATCAAGGCCTACATCACCATCCACTCGTACTCGCAGCTCCTGCTCTTCCCTTACTCATACACCTATAATCTGTCAGCGCACCATAGCGAGCTG ATGAACATCGCTCAGGGAGCTTCTGCTGCTCTTCGTAGTCTGTATGGAACTCGCTACACCAGTGGACCCGGTGCAGCAACCATCT ACCCCGCTGCCGGAGGCTCCGACGACTGGGCCTACGACTTGGGTGTGAAATACTCCTTCACCTTTGAGTTGCGTGACACCGGTCGTTACGGCTTCCTGCTGCCCGAGTCTCAGATCAAGCCCACGTGCGAGGAGACCATGCTGGCCGTCAAGTACATCGCCGCCTACGTGCAGAAGAACCTCTATTAA